Part of the Lentisphaera araneosa HTCC2155 genome, TGTGAATTAAAATTATTTTTGTAGGAATTATTTTTGGATTTGGAAACTTTTTCTGCAAGGAAACTTAATTGACTATAAATAAAAAGTCGATCGAAACTATTTCCTCCAGTGTAGTTATGGCTCATGAGTTTTCGAAGCATGCGGAAAGCGCGTTTTTCGGCATTGAGTAAGATTAACATCTGGGCTTCTTTCCTCGCTGAACGAAAGAGTGCGTAGGCGAGTATGGGGTTTTGATCTAGGTGGATTTCAGCAAGCATGCGGCATTCCTCGAAACAAAGAGCAGCACGAAGATAGTTCTTATTTTTTTGCTCAGCATCACCAGTGAAGAGCAAAGAATAACAATGAGTTATTTCTCGAGGTAAAGTATTTGTCATTTCATTTCTCCATATATAGAATACGGATTTACAGTAATGACTGAAAATAAAATATCAAATTAAAATGAGATTAAATCTCAATAAATAATATGGAGTGTTTTTGGGTTTAGTTACGTTCTGTGTTTAGTTTGCTAAGAAATCTGCGATCTCTTGGATCTCGTAGGGGCTCAAATTTTTGACTCGCTGAGCCATTTTATGGCCCTTTTTATCTTCTGGGCTAGCGCCTCTTCGTCCAGCTTGGAAATCACCGCATTGTTTAACGATGTACCAGGATTCGAGTTCGAGGATAGAAGGACTTCCGGTGAAGAATTTCCCCATAGTTCCTTGGTGGCAACCATAACAATGTTGTTTGTACAAGGCTTCGCCATTGCCTTGATGTACTGTGTCAGAGGGGATTTTTTTACTTTCTTGTGAGGCAAACCAAGCGTTGATTTCTTTGAGATCATTATCTTTTAAATTAACAATGGCTTCGCGCATCGAGATCGCATCTTTGGAGGCCTTTTCGCCCCCGCGTAGACCCTTACGGTATTTATCAATCTGAGCATTCATATACTTGAGCTCGAGACCGTATAAGGAGGGCGCTCCAAACTTCTCGCCTTGAGAATGGCAGCTATTGCATTGCTGGATTTGGTTTTGCATCTGCACGCTGAGTTGATTGAGTTCTTTGTTGCTTTGGCAAGAAAATAAAAATAATAGGGTAAATAAGGTGAATAATTTTTTCATAGCTAACCTGAGTTAAATAATAGTCTTTTTAAATGTGCCATCTCGATGGACAGATGAAAACTAAATCAAGTCCAGCAATCCTTAATTTAGAGTAAGTTATTTATTCAATTTCTGATAAAGTTCTCATCAGTTCCATTTTTGAGTTTTTTAATAAGATATTTGAGATTTAGCGCACTTCATTAGATATCATCTATCATGTCTAAATAAGTGCTCGTGAAAGTGCTGCTTTAGTTGAATTTTTGACTTGCTAAGGCAATATAGAAGCTGAGATAAAACAATAAGGAGACAAGATGTTAGTCCATACAGTATTTTTCTGGTTAAAAGATGATTTAAGCGCAGAACAAAAAGCAGATTTTTCTCGTGGTTTAGAAACTTTAAAAGAAATCCCATCTTCTGGTCCTGTAAGTACGGGTACTCCTTCAGCAACAACTAAACGTCCTGTGATTGATGATAGCTATGATTTTGGCTTAACCTGCGTTTTTGAAAGCGTTGAAGAACACGATGTTTACCAGCAGCATGACATCCATCAAAAATTTATTAATGAGTGCGCACAATATTGGAAGCAGGTGAAAGTTTATGACTACGATTAAATCTTTATTGATTGTAGCGCTTGGTTTGTTCCTGAGCTCTTGCGAAAGTCACGACTGGGACAAAGATGATGCTCTTCAAGAAATGGTTCAACTCTTTGCCATCTTGCCAGCCAATGCACCCGATAGTCAGCTGACCCGTTCAGTCCCTGGAGCTGATGGTAAACCGATCAAAGTTAACCGAATTCCCATGCTCACGAATTTAGAATTGGCCCATGCGGAAACTCGTTACCACGATAGAGATGATGATATGATGATTCTCAAAGTGAACCTCAGTGGCTTAGGCGAAAATAAATGGCGTCTCGCGAGTGCAAACTACGCAGGTTACCGAGTTGTTATGATGGTGGGTGAAGAGTTTAAATGCTTTGTAAAATTTGACCCTTATTACCAGAAGGGAACCGTGAACCTTTATTGCTATTTGACCTCTGCAGAAGCAGATGAGGTCTGTAGTCTAATTAAGAAAAATTATAAAGCTTTAGTAAGAAAATAAGAAGGTAAATATGTCAGCAGACAAATTAGAATCATTAATTTTAGCCGCCAGTGATGAAGGCAAAGCCAGTGAAGAGGCCCTTACATGTGCACGCGCTTTAAAAGCCGCCGATCTTTCGACTGCGCAACGCGCAAGCATTGGTCAGGCCACAGAACTCTTTTTGGCCTCGGGTGCCAGTGATCAACAAAGTGTTGAGCTCGCCGTAGCTTTAGCTTTACTTAAGCCTGAAGGTGACTTCTCAGCTGCTTTCAGTTCATTAGCACGCGATATCTTTTCCGCATACACCGATCCAGGAGCTGTACAAGAGGCTTTAGGTGAAGGCAGTGTAGATGAAATAGCAAAACGTTTTCAAGTCCTCCTCGTTATCTTGAGTGACTCAAGTTCTGTCAAAGTATTTGGCAAAATTAAACTCGCCGATCTTTCCGTTTATCACGTAGACTTTGGCTTTGGTCAAGTTGAGTCCTTGGATTCAATTACGAGTCAAGTTTCCGTGAAATTCAAAGTGGTGCAAAAAGTTCCACTTAAGTTTTTTGCGAAAAAATCTCACATCCTCTTACCTGGAACTTTAGGTGCGAAGTTGGTGAAAGGCGAAAAAATGGTCATTAAAAACGTCCTCTCAAAAGACTTAGTTAGCCAAATCGAGTCTGAAACTGTTCCAAACCTCAAAGTTAGTCAGGCGATGATTACTCGTTTAGTCATGCCCACTTACATTAAAACAGCGAAGGCTTTTGACGAGTGGTTCCGTCGTCGAGTTTTAGTTGATGCGACTAAGAAATCAACTTCTGCAAGTGGCCGTTCATGGGATATGAGTCGTAGTTTAGATGAACTCAAAGTTGCCTTAAAAGATACTGAGACAGTTAAGTTTGGTGAAGACGAGAAAAATAACCTCATCAAAGCCTTTAAATTTGCTGCGGCAAGACCAGCTCAAAACAAAATTTTTGCTGAATCCATCTCAGGCCTTTGGGATATGGTTGCAGAAAAAGAGTATGTGGTCGACATGATTCAAGAACTCGCTGACACCGCTTCTATCTGGAAAGATACTGAAGGTTTTGTAAAAGTTTCTACCCCGATGAATGTCAAGACAATTTCTGCTTGGTTTGCAGTAACTTTGGAAGCTAAGGGTATTGAGTACTTTGCTAAAGATGTGATGCACTTGCCGATTAAATTCCTCAATGCAATCGATAAGATTGGCGATGATCGCAATGCACAAGCTTTGATTACTTCTGCAAAGCTTGAAGTCCTTTCTGGCAACCTAAGTGCTGCCGTTGCCTGCTGGTTATGGAATAAACTCTCTAAAAAGCCTGCGGAACTCGCAGAAATCATTACTGCGCCAATTCAAGTTTTCCGTGCTTTATCAAATGCAGAAAAAGCTGACAAGTCTGGTAAAGACTTACGCAAACTCATTATGTCAAACGAGAAATTCCTCGAGTTCTTACTCGGTACGGGTTCTAGCGAAGATGTGAAAAGTTTGGTGAGTACCGTCAAAACTTTCCCGGGTCTCGATAATGGCGAACGTCAAAGTTTACTCGTTAAAATTGTTCGTATTAAGCCTGATGCCCTCGACCAAGTTCAAACGAAGAAAGTTGAAGTTAAAGTAGGTAAGTTGCCACAAGTCACTTCTCAGCGTTCATACAAAGCCCTTCAAGAAGAACACGAAAGACTCGTTAATACTGAGATTCCTGATAACTCGAAAGCTATTGCGGCGGCCCGTGAACACGGTGATTTACGTGAGAATTTTGAGTTTAGAGCGGCGAAAGATCGTCAGAAATATCTTCAGTTACGCGTGGGGGAGCTCGATGCCATGTTGAATAAAATTGGTCCTACAGATTTTTCTGAATTCAAAGTGAAAAATCGTGTCATTCCAGCTGCTAAAGTGACGATTAAGTCACCTGAAGCCGAAACGACATATTCTATTGTCGGCATGTTAGATGGTGATCCCGATAAGAACTGGCTTTCGTTCGAAACACCTTTAGCGAAGTCAATGTTAGGTCACCAAGTGGGTGATTCCATTGAACTTCCAGGTGGTGATGAAGCCGAGATTCTAGCAGTCGAACCCCTCGATACAGAAACACTTAACTTTTTTGTAAAATAAGGATAATTAATGTCTACTGCTTATGTATTCCCAGGTCAGGGCTCCCAGAAAAAAGGTATGGGTGCGGAACTTTTTGAGAAATTTCCTGAATTAGTTGCTTCTGCAGATGAAGTACTGGCTTGTTCAATTGTCGAACTTTGCACGGAAGACCCGCGCGAAGAACTCAATAAAACTCAATTCACACAGCCTGCGCTCTACGTGGTTAATGCTCTGACTTACCTCGATAAAATCAATTCAGGTGAAGCGGCTCCCGCCTACCTTGCTGGTCATAGCCTTGGTGAATATAATGCCTTGTTCGCTGCGGGTGCCTATGACTTCGTGACGGGTTTAAAACTCGTTCAAAAGCGTGGCGAAATAATGAGTAAAGTCGAAGGTGGCGGCATGGCAGCTGTACTCGGTATGAGTGCAGAGCAAATTGCTGAAGTGCTTTCAGGTAATGGTGCTGGCGCCATTGACGTGGCTAACTTCAACTCCCCAGCTCAAACTGTGCTTTCTGGCATGAAAGATGATATCGTAGCCGCAGAAGGTGCTTTTAAGGATGCTGGCGCTAAACGCTACGTCGTTCTCCCAGTAAGTGGAGCTTTCCACTCGCGTTATATGGAAGCCCCCCGAGAAGAGTTCCGTTCATTCGTGAATTCCTTCGAATTTGGCAAGATCAAAACTCCCGTTATTTCTAACTTTGAAGCTGATCTTTACGATAGCTCACGTATTGCTGATTTGCTCTGTTCGCAAATCGCCGGTTCAGTACGCTGGGTTGAGTCAGTGAATAAGATGAAAGATTTAGGTGTTGAAGAATTTGTGGAATGCGGTCCAGGTCGTGTTCTTGCAGGTCTTATTCGCCAAATTGGCTAGAGAAAAAGCTTGTTTTTTAAATGCGGAGTTCGCGATTGCGAACTCCGCATTTTTTTGTTAAGAAATGGTGACAAATGGCTCCAAACTCAATCTCCCGCTTGGGTGAGAGAGAAAGTGGTAGTATAATTTCTTTAGCTTTAGAGGATTTTTTATGCGTTATATTGTTGCTGTGAGTGTTTTTTTAGCTTGGGTTTCCTGCGGAAGTTCAGGTAATTCTACCAAGCTTTTTGATTTGCCCGAGATGCAAACGGTGAGTTTGACTCCCGTGGGCCAAATTAAGAATAAAGAAATTTCCGAAGCTTCCGGGCTCATTAAGAGTCGAACTTATCCCAATGTCTATTGGACTCACAATGATTCAGGAGGCAAGACTCGTTTATATGCCCTCAGTTTCGATGACAATGATGACTTGAGTATAAGTGCTCAGATTGACTTAAAAGATGTGAAAAATCAAGATTGGGAAGACATAAGCATTGATCGGCACGGCAAGCTCTATGTGAGTGATACGGGCAATAATAGCCAAGGGCGTGAAACCATGAGTTTCTATGTGTTGTCTGAGAAGTCCAAAACAGGTTTAGCCAAAGAGTATAAGTTTAAGTATCCCGATTATCAAAAACCAGTAAAATACGATAACTTTGATTGCGAGGCGATGTTTCACTATAAAGAAAAACTCTATTTATTAACCAAGCATCGCGATGATGCGAAAACGAAATTGTATCGCTTTAATGACCTTCAGCAAGAAGTACTCATGGTGCCCGAAAAGCTCTATACTTTTGATATTGGGGGCATGGTCACCAGTGCGGATATGTCCGCAAAGGAAACACAATTGGCAGTACTCACTTACAATAGTGTATGGTTATTTAAAAATTTTAAGGAAGATAAATTCTTTTCAGGAGATGTTTACTTCTTGCCGATTTCAGCTCAACAATGCGAGGCCATTTGCTTTGATAATGAAGAAGAGCTCATTATTACGAATGAACAGAGAGAAGTCTTTCGCTTGGCAATTCATGACTTTATTAAAATTGAAAAACGTTAAAAATCCCACACCTCCTGTCAAAAAATATGTTCCCAGAGCCATAGTTAAGAAAAACTTTCGGAGCCCCCATGAATAAACTATTTTCTCTACTCTCTTTTTGTCTGCTCTCTGCGGTATACCCTGAAGAGAAGCCCAATATTATTTTCATTGAAGTGGATGACTTGCCTGCACATTACATTGGAGCCATGGGGGCCGACTTTGCCGAAACCCCAACTTTAGATCGCTTGGCAAGTGAAGGCGTGTTCTTTAATAACGCTGTCTGTCAGGGGACTCAATGTGGCCCAGCAAGAAATTCATTGATAGCCGGAGTATACCCTCACAATATTGGTATGTATCAGAACGGCCCTTTTAAAGGACTGGCTCCCGATGTTTGGACACTTCCTAGGGCTTTACAAAAAGCAGGCTATAAAACGGCTCATATTGGCAAGAGTCACATACATCCCAGTAACGAGGGTTTGAGCGGGACAAAAGAAGAAGTTCGCACAGAGGGTCACCGTCGTTTAGGTTTTGATTACGTCTGGCAATCTTTAGGCCGTGCCGTTGTCGGTGGGAAAGAAGCTAAAAAGGGCGAGGATGCTTACGTTGATTTTCTTATTGAGGAAGCTTACTTCGATCAAATGAAAGCGGATCGAGGAAAACCAACAAGTCTACCTGACGATATCTACCTCGACGGACTTTTTACTGACTTAGCCAAGAAATTCATTGCCGAACAAGAGCAGCCTTATTTCCTTTGGTTAAATTACTCAGTGCCTCATGGACCTTATGATGTGAAACAAGCGTACCACGATCGCTTTGTCGATGCACAAATTCCCGAGCCGAATGCCAAACATGACAAGGGCGAAGGCATTCCCAAAGAGTTGCGTCCGAGCCCACTAAAAGATTTTTCAAAGCTCGAGAAAACGCAGAAGGGCAATTGTGCGAGCATCGCATTCATGGATGATCAATTAAAGGCAATCATTGAAGCAGTGGAAACAAGTGGCGAAAAAGATAACACAATCATAGTTTTCTTTAGTGACCACGGTATCCTTGTTGGTGAACATGGCCTCCATCATAAAACGACGCTTTATAAAGAAGTCTTAAATCCCAGTTTAGTCATTTATGATCCACGTCAGAAGAGATCGAAAGTTGTTAGCCAGCCCGTGCAGTTACTCGACTTAGTGAGCACGGCATTAGCGTGGGGCAACGCCTCAGACGAAGACAAAGCAAAGCCCTATGGCGATAGCCTTGTGCCATTATTAACGGGCGAAGGTGAATTCGCTCGTGATTACGCCGTGGGTGAGTGCCCAGGTTATTACGCCATTGTCACAGAAAAATATAAATACATTGCCCCATTCGATTATCAGAAGAATGGCAAAATCATTTTATTTGACTTGGATAACGACCCAACAGAAGTGAGCAATGTGGCCGATCAAAACCCAGAACTCATTGCGATGTTCAAAGATAAAGCCCAAAAATGGCTCGCTGATTCAGGTGAGGTTCTGGTTCAAGACCCCGTCCCCACCAAGGAAGAAAAACGTCGTAAAAAAGCCGAGAAAAAAGCGAAAGAAGCCAAGCGCAAAAAGAACTAAGCTTAGCCATAGAGCCATCTCAATAAAACAAAAAAGCATTTCGACTAAGAGCCGAAATGCTTTCTGTAATGTGACTACTTAAGTCTATTTTATAATTTGATCACTAGTCTAACCATCACTTCGATTCACTGGTTCTACAATTTCTTATTATGCAGACCAATCCATTTTTAGCTTTCTGTGTTCAGATACACAATCTTGTAGGTATAGATTAATTAAAGATTGATAAGGAATACCAGATTCTTCTGACATGTCTTTAAAATAATTAATTACATCTGGTCTAACTCTAATAGTAACTTGTTTCTTGAGAGCCTTTGCATAAGGGTTTTTGCGTGACTCCATTGTGGATAAATCATATTCTTCTTTCATCTTCATCACCTCTTATAGTTTTTAGCTTCATTTTTTGTTGCTTTTCGAGCTGAAATAATTCTAATTATATTATCATTATCTCGATAACAATGACAAATAAGTAATAATTTGAATTCAGTGCTAAGACCTAGCATTAAAAATCGGTCCTCCCATTCAGAGTTGTTTTTCTCAAAAAACTCTAATGCTCGTTCATCATAGAAAACAGTGATTGCTTCCTCAAAGGAAACTCCGTGTTTTTCCAAGTTGCTTTGGGCTTTATTTTTATCCCATTCAAATTTCAATTTACTCATATTTACAATGTAAATACATTATATATAAAAATCAAGTTGTTTTTATTTGTGTAGAACGTCCTAGATCACCTGTAGCTAACAAACTATTAATATCTGATGATATTCGGCGAAGCCGAATTCATCAGGTGCGACCCATGGTTAGAGATTTTTCTATTTCGTTTTTCTTGTTTTTATTAATTGTGTTTTTAACTGATCTTGAAATTATAGATGGAATCGCAGGAATAATAAAGAGGAATGTGATTACAACCATATGTAAATTAACTATTTCTTTTAGGTCTATTTCTTTCCAATTATTTCCGTTAATTTGACCTT contains:
- a CDS encoding c-type cytochrome produces the protein MKKLFTLFTLLFLFSCQSNKELNQLSVQMQNQIQQCNSCHSQGEKFGAPSLYGLELKYMNAQIDKYRKGLRGGEKASKDAISMREAIVNLKDNDLKEINAWFASQESKKIPSDTVHQGNGEALYKQHCYGCHQGTMGKFFTGSPSILELESWYIVKQCGDFQAGRRGASPEDKKGHKMAQRVKNLSPYEIQEIADFLAN
- a CDS encoding Dabb family protein; amino-acid sequence: MLVHTVFFWLKDDLSAEQKADFSRGLETLKEIPSSGPVSTGTPSATTKRPVIDDSYDFGLTCVFESVEEHDVYQQHDIHQKFINECAQYWKQVKVYDYD
- a CDS encoding GreA/GreB family elongation factor, producing MSADKLESLILAASDEGKASEEALTCARALKAADLSTAQRASIGQATELFLASGASDQQSVELAVALALLKPEGDFSAAFSSLARDIFSAYTDPGAVQEALGEGSVDEIAKRFQVLLVILSDSSSVKVFGKIKLADLSVYHVDFGFGQVESLDSITSQVSVKFKVVQKVPLKFFAKKSHILLPGTLGAKLVKGEKMVIKNVLSKDLVSQIESETVPNLKVSQAMITRLVMPTYIKTAKAFDEWFRRRVLVDATKKSTSASGRSWDMSRSLDELKVALKDTETVKFGEDEKNNLIKAFKFAAARPAQNKIFAESISGLWDMVAEKEYVVDMIQELADTASIWKDTEGFVKVSTPMNVKTISAWFAVTLEAKGIEYFAKDVMHLPIKFLNAIDKIGDDRNAQALITSAKLEVLSGNLSAAVACWLWNKLSKKPAELAEIITAPIQVFRALSNAEKADKSGKDLRKLIMSNEKFLEFLLGTGSSEDVKSLVSTVKTFPGLDNGERQSLLVKIVRIKPDALDQVQTKKVEVKVGKLPQVTSQRSYKALQEEHERLVNTEIPDNSKAIAAAREHGDLRENFEFRAAKDRQKYLQLRVGELDAMLNKIGPTDFSEFKVKNRVIPAAKVTIKSPEAETTYSIVGMLDGDPDKNWLSFETPLAKSMLGHQVGDSIELPGGDEAEILAVEPLDTETLNFFVK
- the fabD gene encoding ACP S-malonyltransferase, whose translation is MSTAYVFPGQGSQKKGMGAELFEKFPELVASADEVLACSIVELCTEDPREELNKTQFTQPALYVVNALTYLDKINSGEAAPAYLAGHSLGEYNALFAAGAYDFVTGLKLVQKRGEIMSKVEGGGMAAVLGMSAEQIAEVLSGNGAGAIDVANFNSPAQTVLSGMKDDIVAAEGAFKDAGAKRYVVLPVSGAFHSRYMEAPREEFRSFVNSFEFGKIKTPVISNFEADLYDSSRIADLLCSQIAGSVRWVESVNKMKDLGVEEFVECGPGRVLAGLIRQIG
- a CDS encoding sulfatase family protein, translating into MNKLFSLLSFCLLSAVYPEEKPNIIFIEVDDLPAHYIGAMGADFAETPTLDRLASEGVFFNNAVCQGTQCGPARNSLIAGVYPHNIGMYQNGPFKGLAPDVWTLPRALQKAGYKTAHIGKSHIHPSNEGLSGTKEEVRTEGHRRLGFDYVWQSLGRAVVGGKEAKKGEDAYVDFLIEEAYFDQMKADRGKPTSLPDDIYLDGLFTDLAKKFIAEQEQPYFLWLNYSVPHGPYDVKQAYHDRFVDAQIPEPNAKHDKGEGIPKELRPSPLKDFSKLEKTQKGNCASIAFMDDQLKAIIEAVETSGEKDNTIIVFFSDHGILVGEHGLHHKTTLYKEVLNPSLVIYDPRQKRSKVVSQPVQLLDLVSTALAWGNASDEDKAKPYGDSLVPLLTGEGEFARDYAVGECPGYYAIVTEKYKYIAPFDYQKNGKIILFDLDNDPTEVSNVADQNPELIAMFKDKAQKWLADSGEVLVQDPVPTKEEKRRKKAEKKAKEAKRKKN
- a CDS encoding BrnA antitoxin family protein, producing the protein MKEEYDLSTMESRKNPYAKALKKQVTIRVRPDVINYFKDMSEESGIPYQSLINLYLQDCVSEHRKLKMDWSA
- a CDS encoding BrnT family toxin — protein: MSKLKFEWDKNKAQSNLEKHGVSFEEAITVFYDERALEFFEKNNSEWEDRFLMLGLSTEFKLLLICHCYRDNDNIIRIISARKATKNEAKNYKR